The sequence CCGGCCGGTCGACCAGACGCGTCGTCCCCAATTGATAGGCAAAGGGGATGAACGTCATGAAGCCGCCCGTCTCGTCCTGCAATTCTCGCAATAACAGGAAGTGCTGGAGGCGTTCTTCGAGCGTCTCCAGATGACCGAACATCATCGTGGCATTCGAGCGGATCCCCATCCGATGGGCGATGCGGTGGATCTCCAGCCATCGGGCCGGCGAGGCCTTCCCGGGAAATAGAAGCCGATGGAGGCGGTCCGAAAAGACCTCGGCCCCACCGCCGGGCAGGAGGTCCAGGCCCGCCGCCCGCAGACGCGCCAGGCTCTCTTCGGGCGGGATCCGCCACCGCCGCCAGAAGTAGTCGATCTCGGCCGCCGTGAAAGCCTTAATCTGAATTCGGGGGAAACGGGCCTTGATGGCCCGAAGCAAATCCTCGTACCACTCGAAGGGAATGTCCGGGTGGTGGCCGCCGACGATGTGGACCTCCCGGAGCTCGTCGCTGAGCTGGGCCAGGATGTCCTCGATGCTCATCTCATAAGCGCCCGGCTCGCCCTTCTTTTTGGCAAAATCGCAGAATTTACAAGACAAAACGCAGACGTTCGTCGGGTTGATGTACCGGTTGAGGACGAAGTAGACGTAATCGCCGGACTTCCGACGCTTGACGAAGTCGGCCATCCGACCGAGGGCCAGGAGGTCCGGCGTCTCGAGCAAGACCCGGCCATTGGCGGCCGACAGGCGCTCGCCGGCCTGCACCTTTTCCCAGATAGGCATCAGACGGACGTCCTGAACCAACATGAGCTATCTCGGGGATATGGCGAATGGCGAGTAGCGAATGGCGAATGGCAGAATAAATAGATCCCCCATTTCCCTATCAGAGCCGTTCGGTTGGGAGAAATGCGGTTCCCATCCGGGAAAACGATGACCCGGCGACCTCGATTTTTCAAGATGCCTCCGGATGACCCGGCCATGACGGGCGGTGCATGGAGATGACGCCCGCAGGACGGCGGGCTCTTTACGGAAGCCACCGGCATGACGGCCGGTGTTCCGGGGATAGGCGCCCCGTCTCTCGACCTGCCCATCTGCCCACCTGCCAAATGCCCATCTGCCAACCTGCCGACTGCCCATCTGCCGACTGCCCATTGGCCAAATGCTTGAAACACCGTGCTTTCGTAGAGGTGCCCTTTCCGCTTCCCATCGCACTTCTCACCTCCCGAACGGCTGTGCTATTTCCCTACTTCCCTACCTCCTCCCTCTTCTTCCAGGCCGATGCTCCGGAGGAGGGTCGCATAGACGGTCGGAAAATACTGCCGCAGGGGCGGCGGCTTCCGCTGGTGAAGCCAGTGAATCAGGACGGCATGCAGGGCCCCGACCCACATCCGGGCGACGGTCTCGGTGTCCTCGAGGACGAGGCTCCCCTCGGCGACGGCGGCGTCGAGCTCCCGCCGGATCAGGGCGGCGATGCGGTCCAGGATCTCGACCTGCTTGACGTCCAGGGGCGGCCCCAGGCTGGCCAGCTTCAGGAAGATGAGACGGACGACGGGCCGGTGCCGCTGAAAGAGGCGGAATCCGGCCTCCAGGGCGGCCCGAAGCTTCTGCCGCCGGCTGGGTCCGGCGGCGGCCATGGCGGCCTCCATCCGACGGACGAGCATGTCAGCCAGACTGTCGACGAGGCTCAAAAAGAGGTCCTGCTTGCTGGGGAAATACAGGTAGAGGGCGCCCTTGGAGAGACGGGAGGCGGCGGCGATGTCGTCCATCGTCGCCTCGTGGTAGCCCCGACGGGCGAATACCCGGAGGGCGGCCTCGACGATGCGGCGGCGAGTCGCCGCCGGCCGGGCCGAGGGGGTCTTCTTTACGTTCATGACAGGACCGACTCCTCAGGAGGTAGGGGTCACTTGTCCTTATTATTTGACTGACCGGTCAGTCAGTCAAATAGCCCCGCGCCCGGAGGGCCTCCAGAAACCGGCTGTACACTTCGGCGTAACGGTCCCGGATATCTCGCCGGGGGACGACCGTCCGGTCGGCCCGGACCATCGCCCGGGTCCGGGCGGTCAGGCCGTCGCCGACGACGGCCGTAGCGGCGAGGATGGCCGCCCCGACGGCCGCCCCGGTATGTCGAGGCCGGACCAGGACCCGTCCGAGGACGTCGCTCCGGATTTGAAGCCAGACCTCGCTTCGGGACCCGCCCCCGGCGGTGTACACCGTGTCCCCGACGGTCGCCCCGAGTCGAGTCAACAGGTCATAAGCCAGACGCTCGACGTAAGCGACACCCTCAAGGTACGCCGCATACCGCTCGAATTCCGACCGGGGCGTTCCCAGCAAAAAGCCTTGTGCCTGGGGCGCGATGAAGGGGAACCGTTCGCCCCGACGGACGAGGGGGTAGGCGACGAGCCCCGTAGGCGAGTATGTCCGGGCCTTTTCGTCCATCGCCTGCAAGTCGGCGTGGCCGAAAGCCTTGCGGAGGCATTCGCCGCCCGTGTTGCTGGCACCGCCCGGGAGCCAGAAGCCCTCCGGATGACGATGACAGTAAACGCGGCCCTGGGGGTCCCGGAGGGGTTCTTCCGTCACGCCCCGGACGACGAGGGTCGTCCCGAGCACGCTACACCACTCGCCGGGCGCGGCGGCCCCGGCCGCCACCTGGGCGGCGCATCCGTCGGTCATCCCGGCCACGACGAGGGTCCCCGCCCGGAGGCCCGTCGCCTCGGCGGCCCGGGCGTGAACCTCGCCGATGGGCATGCCCGGCGGGACCACGAGGGGGAGCCTGTCGGGCTCGATCCCGACCTCCGAAAGGGCGGGCGCCCAGGTCAGGCCGGCCGGGTCGTACCCGGTCTTGAGGGCGTGAGTCCAGTCCGTGACCCATCGGCCGGTCAGTCGGCCCGTCACGAAGTCGGCGGCGTGGACGATGCGACGGGTCCGGGCCCAAACGCCGGGCTCGTGATGCTGAAGCCACAAGAGCTTGGGAAGGGGGTCCGTAGGCCGCACGGGCGCCGACCCGCCGACGGCGGCCCGGAGGGCCTGGGCCTCCCGAACGGCCCGAGCGTCGTTGTACATGAGGGCTCGCCGGAGGGGCCGGTCTCGGCCGTCCAAGACGACGACCGTCCCCGAGGTGGACGCCACGGCCAGGGCCTGAATTCGGCGGGGATCCACCTGGGTCCGGACGGTCCGCAGGCACCGGCCGACGGCCGCCCACCAGTCTTCGGGGTCCTGCTCGACCCCGCCGGCCGGGGTCTCATACGTGGCGATGGGCTCGGCGGCTTCAGCCCGAAGCGAGCCCTCGAGGTCCAGGACGCAGACCCGCACGCCTTCCGTTCCCAGGTCGATGCCGGCTATCAGGAGTTCCATCTCGGTATCGGGTGTTTGGTGTTGGGTCGTTGCATGGAGTCCTCTGATGCGTGAAAATGCAGTACTCCGTTTCGATTCGACTTGTAATATAGCAGAGCCGTTCGGCCCGTTGAGAATGGTGCGGGACAGCCTTTTCCATCGCCCGGGAAGCACGATGTTTCAAAGGGGCGGAGTGATGGAGTGACGAGTAACCAGGCCGGCCGATGAGCCGTTTTTTATCCTAGCCCCGCTCGTTAGAGCGGGGTCACGGCCATCCGGCCGCCCGGCCGTCGGAGAAGGGACGAGCCACGGCCTTGGGCCGATGGGCCAGTCGGCCGATAAGCCGATAGAGCCCTGGATGAGCCGGACGCGGCCCCAGGGCTTTTTGAATCCTCGGCCGAACTCCCGAGTCCCCGGACGGCCAAATCGCTCCGGATCCCGCTCTCCGGCGGGCGGGGCTGGAACGGGAATGAGACCCCGCTCTTACGAGCGGGGCTTGGATAAAAATGCCCATCGGCCAGCCGGCCACCGGCCGAATGGTCGAACTGCCGCATTCCCGAATTCCCGAATGCCCGAATAGCTGGGGAGTAGCCGACCGGGACGGAGGGCATTATATTTTCAGGGATTTAGGTGTTGGGCGCCGGGCGTTGGGATTCGGCGTGGGAGGACGGAAAGGGTCGAGCGCCCGGTGCTCCATCCCTTCGAGCCTGTTTCAAAACTCACCGCCGAGGCGCAGAGGACGCAGAGGATGAAAGCTTTTCTTCGATTTTTCTTTGCGTTCTCGGCGTCTCAGCGATGAAATGGAGTTTTTGAAATACACTCTTCAACACCGAATCGTGGAGAGGTGTCAATGAAATCGACCCCCCTGCTCGTGACCGCCATATTCCTGGCGGTCACGCTCTATGCGGGCCCCGACAACTTCACGCTGGCCGATGCCATCTTGGGTACCGGTCGGGCGGAGGTCGTCCTGGACGCCTCCCGTTGCAGTTCCAAACCCGTCACGAAAGACGGCGGTGAGTTCCTGGCCGTCAAGTTCGAGCGACTAGGCTTTCTGATGAGCTTTCGGGAATTTCCGAAGGCCGACCGGGGCCGTCTGGACGAGCACTACCGCATCGGCATCGTCCTGGGCCGGCCCGGCTTTCAGGAGGCCCCTCCGGTCCTGTACCTCCACTTCAACGTCCAATCGGAAGACTACATCTACCTTCAGGTGTTCTCCCTGAGCCGGCCGGAGAGGGACTTTCAGTGCGAGGTGTTTGACGACTTCGCCTCGGCCGCCGAGTACATCGGCCTCCGCCCGAGCCGCCCCGACCGCGTGAAGGCCGCCCTCCCGTCCCCGACCGGACGCCGGGTATCCCTGCAACGAATGTAAGCCTCGGCGACCGCCGGACGACCGGAGCCGGCATGCCCTTCACGAAGACGGCTCTCGGAACTCCAGGAGGCCCTGACGCCGCAGGTCGGTCAAGAAGTCGAGGACGTCTTGACGGATCGTCTCGACGTCTCCGGCGTATCGTTCGGCCATCGCCCGAACGATGGCCGCCACGTCGTGGCGCCCGTCACAGCGCTGTAGGACCTCCCAGGCGACTTCGTCCAGCTCCATGTAGCCCTCGGGCAGGAGCAGGAGATAGGCGCCCGGCGTTTCCCGTAAGTAGACGCCTTTCTTGAGGACGGGAATCCACGTCTCTTCCATACGGACGACCCCGCCGGCCACGACGGCAGTCCTACGGCCCGCCGACCTCGTCGTAGGGCGTCTTGCCGTCGTTCCGGACGACGTACTCGAGATAGACGGCGTCGAGGAGCGACCAGAGGAGCTCGGTCTTGAAGATGAGGGCGTTTAGACAACGCCGCTGGTCCTCGGCCGTGACGCAGTACTGCCGGAGGATGTCCAGGGCGTCGGCGGCGTCCTGGCGGGCCGCTTGGAGCCGCCACTCAAAGTAGGTGAACCCGTCGGGTCGAATCCAGGGGTAGTGTCGCCGAAGGGCCGCCAGGCGTTCCTCGATGGCCGTCGGGGCGAACAACTCGGTCAACGAGGAGGCCACGCCTTCCAGCCAGCTGTGGGTCTTGCAGAAATTCACGTAGGCGTCCCCGGCCAGACGCACGCCCGGGAGGACGTCCGCCTGCAGGATCTGGTCTCGGCGGAGGCCCATCGCCTCGCCGAACCGAAGCCAGGCCTCGATGCCGCCCGGCTTGTCGGCCGTCCCGTCGTGGTCCAGGATCCGCCGAATCCAGACGCGCCGGACCTCCCGGATCGGGCAGTTCGCCAGGATGGCCGCGTCCTTGATGGGGATGACCGACTGGTAGTAGAAGCGGTTGACCAACCAGGCCCGCATTTGACCGGGGGTCAACTGTCCCTCGTTCATCAGACGGTGGAAGGGATGCTGATGATGGTAGCGCTGAAACCCCTCCCGCCGCAGGACCTCGACGAACTCGTCAAAGGGTAGGGGACGGTCGCCGATGATCGTCATGGCCGACGCTCCGAGCGTTGGGACCCCCTCTAACGAGTGGGGCTGGGATTTTCATGGAGTCCCGCAAAACGCGTCCATCGGGTTTGCATCCTGCATCCGGATGGGTAAGTGCCCCGGGGCCGGTCGGCCGCCGGGGCACGCCGGAAGGTCTTACACCTTCACCATGGAGTAGGCGCTGATCTCAGCGCCCACGTTGACCTTCCGAGCCATCGGCTTTCGCCACGGTTTCCGCATGGCTCCCCTCCTAAGAGAGCGATTTTGGGGTGTTGGGTGTTCAATCTTCGGGACGTCGGGACGACACCTGATCTCGTCATGCCGTCACGACATCACGACGTCACTTTCGCATTCAGCCAGGGCATGACGTGCGTCCGAGGGACGGCTTTTCCGTCCGTCGACCGCAGGGTCGACTCGATCAGGGCATCCAGCATGGGCCGGTGGGGCGAGAATTCGCACACGGGGTCCGTCACGTCGGCCCGGCCCGTCAGTAAGTACGCCTGACAGCGACATCCACCAAAGTCGACGGTCCGGAGCGGACAGGACCGACAGGGCTCCGGGAGCCAGGCCTCGCCCCGAAACCGTTGGAAGGCCTCCGAGTTCCACCAGATATCGGCCAGCGACCGGTCCCGCACGGTGTCAAACCGAAGCTCCCGGATGACCTTCGCCCCGTGGCACGGTAGGACCTCCCCGACCGGATTGACGACTATGTAAACCTGGCCCCATCCCAGCATGCACGGCTTGGGCCGCTTCTCGTAAAAGTCCAGGCCGACCATCGTGATGACCATCGTGTCGGCCCACCGTTCCTTATATTGCCGGGCCAGCTCGACGGCCCGCTCGACTTGCTCGGGCGTCGGAAGCAGGGCCGCCCGGTTTTTCCAGGCCCAGCCCGCAAACTGGGTCATGGCCAGCTCCAGGCGCTCGACGCCCAGGTCATGGGCGAAATGAAGGATGTCCTCGAGGGCGTCGATGTTCCACCGGTGCAGGACGACGTTCAGCGTCAGGTAGACCCCCGTGTCCCGGAGCCAGGCCATCCGCTCCATCTTGCGCTCGAACGTCCGGGGCCCCCCGATGCGGTCGTTGAGGGCCGGCTCGTGGGCCTGGAAACTCGCCTGCACGTGGTCGACGCCCCGCCCGATGAGGTCCTGCCAATAAGCCTCGTCATAGAGGGTCAGATTCGTGATGAGATTCACGTAAAGACCCTGAGCCTTGGCATAAGCCACGAGCTCCGGCAGGTCCCGCCGGAGGGTCGGTTCGCCGCCGGTGAAGTGTACGTGCAGGACGCCCAGCTCCGCCGCCTCCGTCAGGACCCGGACCCACTCATCAGTCGTCAACTCGGCGACGGCCGGGTAGGCCGAAAGGTCCGTCGGGTTGTAGCAGTAGTAGCAGAACATGTTGCATCGGTACGTCAGCTCGGCCACGAGCGCCTTCGGTGCGCCGACCGCCGGGTTCATCGAGGCCCTCCTGAATGGACCAGATATGGGACTTAATGGGGGGACAACAAGAAGTGTGCCGGACCCGGGACGTCTTAAAAGTGGGACAAACGGAGGCATCTGGGACGGCTCTTGGGAGACCTGGAGAGGGGGATTTGACCCACTGGGTCATATGACCCACATGGGTGACCCAGTCGCCGGAGGACCGATGGGGCCATCGGGCAGTAAGGCAATGAGGCAGTGAGGCCCGGCGAGGGTCGTACCGGGCCATAAGGGGATCTTCGGAACGCCGGGCGTCATCCCCATCGGGTATGCAGGGCCTCTTTCTCCCCCATCGCCTTACTGCCTCACTGCCTTATTGCCGCACTGCCTTTTCTTGACCGTGGGGGACGGCACCGGCCTCGCGGCGGACCCGGAAATGACTCCGGGAGATGTTGAATTTCTTCATCCGGTAGCGGAGGGTGTCTCGGCTGATCCCGAGGAGTTGGGCCGCCTTCACGCAGTTCCCCCGGGTGGCCGCCAGAGCCTGCTCGATCATCTGCTTTTCGATCTCGGGGAGGCTGAGGCCCTCGGGGGGCCATCCCGGGACCTGGCTGGACGGGCCG is a genomic window of bacterium HR11 containing:
- the mqnE gene encoding Aminodeoxyfutalosine synthase, with translation MLVQDVRLMPIWEKVQAGERLSAANGRVLLETPDLLALGRMADFVKRRKSGDYVYFVLNRYINPTNVCVLSCKFCDFAKKKGEPGAYEMSIEDILAQLSDELREVHIVGGHHPDIPFEWYEDLLRAIKARFPRIQIKAFTAAEIDYFWRRWRIPPEESLARLRAAGLDLLPGGGAEVFSDRLHRLLFPGKASPARWLEIHRIAHRMGIRSNATMMFGHLETLEERLQHFLLLRELQDETGGFMTFIPFAYQLGTTRLVDRPASPIEELRMVAVARLLLDNFPHVEAYWVTMGEDLASVALHFGADDVNGTLGDERIMHAAGAESPAQLTRERIVRMIRAAGRIPVERDALHNVIRVYTERQAIS
- the pqqC_2 gene encoding Pyrroloquinoline-quinone synthase, coding for MTIIGDRPLPFDEFVEVLRREGFQRYHHQHPFHRLMNEGQLTPGQMRAWLVNRFYYQSVIPIKDAAILANCPIREVRRVWIRRILDHDGTADKPGGIEAWLRFGEAMGLRRDQILQADVLPGVRLAGDAYVNFCKTHSWLEGVASSLTELFAPTAIEERLAALRRHYPWIRPDGFTYFEWRLQAARQDAADALDILRQYCVTAEDQRRCLNALIFKTELLWSLLDAVYLEYVVRNDGKTPYDEVGGP
- the pqqD gene encoding Coenzyme PQQ synthesis protein D, with the protein product MEETWIPVLKKGVYLRETPGAYLLLLPEGYMELDEVAWEVLQRCDGRHDVAAIVRAMAERYAGDVETIRQDVLDFLTDLRRQGLLEFREPSS
- the xylB gene encoding Xylulose kinase produces the protein MELLIAGIDLGTEGVRVCVLDLEGSLRAEAAEPIATYETPAGGVEQDPEDWWAAVGRCLRTVRTQVDPRRIQALAVASTSGTVVVLDGRDRPLRRALMYNDARAVREAQALRAAVGGSAPVRPTDPLPKLLWLQHHEPGVWARTRRIVHAADFVTGRLTGRWVTDWTHALKTGYDPAGLTWAPALSEVGIEPDRLPLVVPPGMPIGEVHARAAEATGLRAGTLVVAGMTDGCAAQVAAGAAAPGEWCSVLGTTLVVRGVTEEPLRDPQGRVYCHRHPEGFWLPGGASNTGGECLRKAFGHADLQAMDEKARTYSPTGLVAYPLVRRGERFPFIAPQAQGFLLGTPRSEFERYAAYLEGVAYVERLAYDLLTRLGATVGDTVYTAGGGSRSEVWLQIRSDVLGRVLVRPRHTGAAVGAAILAATAVVGDGLTARTRAMVRADRTVVPRRDIRDRYAEVYSRFLEALRARGYLTD
- the mftC_1 gene encoding Putative mycofactocin radical SAM maturase MftC gives rise to the protein MNPAVGAPKALVAELTYRCNMFCYYCYNPTDLSAYPAVAELTTDEWVRVLTEAAELGVLHVHFTGGEPTLRRDLPELVAYAKAQGLYVNLITNLTLYDEAYWQDLIGRGVDHVQASFQAHEPALNDRIGGPRTFERKMERMAWLRDTGVYLTLNVVLHRWNIDALEDILHFAHDLGVERLELAMTQFAGWAWKNRAALLPTPEQVERAVELARQYKERWADTMVITMVGLDFYEKRPKPCMLGWGQVYIVVNPVGEVLPCHGAKVIRELRFDTVRDRSLADIWWNSEAFQRFRGEAWLPEPCRSCPLRTVDFGGCRCQAYLLTGRADVTDPVCEFSPHRPMLDALIESTLRSTDGKAVPRTHVMPWLNAKVTS
- the bepR gene encoding HTH-type transcriptional repressor BepR: MNVKKTPSARPAATRRRIVEAALRVFARRGYHEATMDDIAAASRLSKGALYLYFPSKQDLFLSLVDSLADMLVRRMEAAMAAAGPSRRQKLRAALEAGFRLFQRHRPVVRLIFLKLASLGPPLDVKQVEILDRIAALIRRELDAAVAEGSLVLEDTETVARMWVGALHAVLIHWLHQRKPPPLRQYFPTVYATLLRSIGLEEEGGGREVGK